Proteins encoded within one genomic window of Macrobrachium nipponense isolate FS-2020 chromosome 9, ASM1510439v2, whole genome shotgun sequence:
- the LOC135218154 gene encoding collagen alpha-1(I) chain-like has protein sequence MLLSSGTAGEAPATSPGNGPGETPATGPGNGREAPATGPGNGRGAGHGSRDGVRARLPATGSPGTGGRSARPRVSEREGEAPAHVPGTAGARRRPRVPGTGRRAPATGPGNGLVRRRATGPGNGRARRRASGPGERAGEAPGCGSGTGRARPARCPGTGRRGPPGVPGRAGEARQVSRDGGRGPPGDPGRQARPARCHGTGGEARQVSREGGRGPARCPGTGGLGPPGDPGRWGDARQVSRDGRARPAGSDGLGGLGPPGDGTGGRGSQVSRDGRGVARQVCRDGRVARQVVRDGRAKPARCAGTGGRGRQVPGRAGVARQVSRDGRAWPARCPGTAARPPGVPGTGGRGLPGVPDGTGEARQARPARCPGTVGRGPRCPGTGRRARQVSRRTGGRGPARSPGRDGRGPPGVPGRAGEARQVSRNGRAQARQVSRNGRGEAQPGVPGRAGEARQVGPGGRAGVARQVSGTGGRGPPVFRDGRGVARQVSRDGREARRCPTNGRGRLARQCPGRAG, from the exons ATGTTGCTCTCTTCAGGGACGGCGGGCGAGGCGCCCGCCACAAGTCCCGGGAACGGGCCGGGCGAGACGCcggccacgggtcccgggaacgggcgcgAGGCGCcggccacgggtcccgggaacgggcgagGCGCcggccacgggtcccgggacggcgtGCGGGCGAGGCTCCCGGCCACGGGGtccccgggaacgggcgggcgatcGGCGCGGCCACGGGTCTCGGAACGGGAGGGCGAGGCGCCGGCCCACGTCCCGGGAACGGCAGGGGCGAGGCGCcggccacgggtcccgggaacgggcaGGCGAGCGCcggccacgggtcccgggaacgggctGGTGAGGCGTCgggccacgggtcccgggaacgggcgggcgaggcgCCGGGCCTCGGGTCCCGGGGAACGGGCGGGTGAGGCGCCAGGGTGTGGGTCCGGGaccgggcgggcgaggcccgccaggtgtcccgggacgggcaggcgaggcccgccaggtgtcccgggacgggcgggcgaggcccgccaggtgtcccgggacggagggcgaggcccgccaggtgacCCGGGAcggcaggcgaggcccgccaggtgtcacGGAACGggcggcgaggcccgccaggtgtcccgggagggcgggcgagggcccgccag gtgtcccgggacgggcgggctagGCCCGCCAGGTGATCCGGGACGGTGGGGCGatgcccgccaggtgtcccgggacgggcgggcgaggcccgccgggtCCGACGGTTTGGGCGGGCTAGGCCCGCCAGGtgacgggacgggcgggcgaggcagccaggtgtcccgggacgggcggggcgtggcccgccaggtgtgccgggacgggcgggtggccCGCCAGGTTGtgcgggacgggcgggcgaagcCCGCCAGGTgtgccgggacgggcgggcgaggccgccaggtcccgggacgggcgggcgtggcccgccaggtgtcccgggacgggcgggcgtggcccgccaggtgtcccgggacggcggcGAGGCCGCCAGGTGTAcccgggactggcgggcgaggcctgccaggtgtcccggacgggacgggcgaggcccgccag gcgaggcccgccaggtgtcccgggacggtcgGGCGAGGCCCgcggtgtcccgggacgggcaggcgagcccgccaggtgtcccggcggacgggcgggcgaggacCCGCCAGGTCTCCGGGACGGgatgggcgaggcccgccaggtgtcccgggacgggcaggcgaggcccgccaggtgtcccggaacgggcgggcgcaggcccgccaggtgtcccggaaCGGGCGGGGCGAGGCCcagccaggtgtcccgggacgggcgggcgaggcccgccaggttgGTCCGGGAGggcgggcgggcgtggcccgccaggtgtccgggacgggcgggcgaggcccgccagtgttccgggacgggcggggcgtggcccgccaggtgtcccgggacgggcgcgaGGCCCGCAGGTGTCCCACGAACGGGCGGGGGCGCCTGGCACGCCAgtgtcccggacgggcgggctaG
- the LOC135218155 gene encoding actin nucleation-promoting factor WASL-like: protein MASPASPGTPGGPRPPVPGHLAGHARHPRTPKGTPAGQQRPSRMGHLAGSPAPSRTPGGLRPPPTSRHTWRATPARPSHPAHLRATPARPPRDGNLAASPAVPGHLAGLAPPPPVPGTHPAGLARPSRAPGGHRPPVPGHWRA, encoded by the coding sequence ATGGCctcgcccgccagtcccgggacacctggcgggcctcgcccgcccgtcccgggacacctggcgggccatgCACGCCATCCCCGTACCCCCAAAGGGACACCTGCGGGCCAACAACGCCCGTCCCGtatgggacacctggcgggctcGCCCGCCCCCTCCCGCACACCTGGCGGGCTTCGCCCGCCCCCCACGTCCCGGCACACCTGGAGGGCCACGCCAGCCCGCCCGTCCCACCCGGCACACctgcgggccacgcccgcccgtccacCCCGGGACGGGAACCTGGCTGcctcgcccgccgtcccgggTCACCTGGCGGGcctagccccgcccccccccgtCCCGGGAACACacccggcgggcctcgcccgcccgtcccgggcacCTGGCGggcatcgcccgcccgtcccgggtcaCTGGCGGGCCtag